One part of the Geoanaerobacter pelophilus genome encodes these proteins:
- a CDS encoding AbrB/MazE/SpoVT family DNA-binding domain-containing protein, with amino-acid sequence MRTSIIRIGNSQGIRIPKVLLQQSHLGTEVELDVEDEKIIIRSASHPRQGWGEKFKLMAESSDDKIIDDDLSVQTEWEKEEWQW; translated from the coding sequence ATGAGGACAAGCATTATTCGCATAGGCAATTCGCAAGGTATAAGAATCCCCAAGGTTCTCCTTCAGCAGAGCCACCTTGGAACTGAAGTTGAGCTTGATGTAGAGGATGAAAAGATCATCATCCGCTCAGCTTCACATCCCCGTCAAGGATGGGGAGAAAAATTCAAACTCATGGCTGAAAGCAGCGACGATAAGATCATCGACGACGATTTGAGCGTACAAACAGAGTGGGAAAAGGAAGAATGGCAATGGTAG